The sequence TTTTTAATCCCATATTTTTGTAAGAAAGTTGTCCTTCATGAATTAATAGACCTGCATCAACTTCTGAGTTAATAACTTTATCCATTATTTGATCGAAAGGAACGAATACTTCTTTGTGATCCTGTGAATATATGCGAAAAACTAAAGTTGCAGTAGTGAGCTCTCCCGGAAGGGCAATAACTTTGTTCTCCAGATTTGAAAGGGGATTTTTTGAAATAAGTATTGGGCCGTATTTATCTCCTACACTTGAACCTACGCTCATAAGATCATACTTGTCTATAATGTATGGTAGGGCATGATAAGAAATTGCGCTAATGTGATAGCGTCCGTTTATTGCTTCCTTGTTAAGAGTTTCTATATCTGATAGGGTTTCTTCTAATTCATATTTTGATTCGATTTTCCCATGCGTTAAGGCATAAAACATAAATGCATCATCAGGATCTGGGCTGTGTGCAACTGTTAATTTCATTAAAAACCTCCTAAAATTAATTATTTTTTAAGTATCTTTAACAATTTTTCAATAAAAAAATCTGAAAATTCTACAAGTGGTTTATCGGACGTAATAGAATCGATCACAAACTCACTTATTGAACCAACAATAATTGTTACGACGATATATTTTTCTACTTCTTCCATTTTTTGATTGGAAAGAATATTTAAAAAAAGCTTTTCCAACTTTTTCCTTACAGAAAATCTTTGTTCTTCGAATTGAGGCCCAAGACTAAAGGCTTCTATAAAGACGAATTTTGTTAGTTCACGATATTTTTCTAATATTCTAAAACCTTCCTTCAAAGCTGACCTAAAAATTTCTTCGAAAGTGTTTCCTTTAGCTTTGTTTTCAATTTTTTTGATAAGTTGATTGCTTAACTCTTCCACTAACTTTATTACCAGGTCTCTTTTTCCGGGGAAATAAAAGTAAAACGCACCTTTAGATGTGTTTGAATCTTCTACAATCTCATCAACGTTTGTGTAATGATACCCTTTGTTTGAAAAAAGCCTTAGTGCACTTTTAAGTATTTTATTTTTTGTAATAGAAGGTTTCTTGTTTTTCATATTGATATGATAGCATTTTTTGTATAATTTGTAAACCGACTGGTCGGTCTAAAAATTATACAAAAATAATATATAAATTAATTATTTCTAATAAAAATAGAATTCTCAGAAGGCTTTATTCAAAAATTCAAGAAGAATTGTTGCGTTGTTTAGATGGCTTTTAGAAGAGTATAAAAGAGTAACAGTAGAATTTTTTTCAATTTGTTTGATTTTTTCTATAAGTTCACCATTTCTCTCTAGTTCTGAAAAGTATCTTTTTTTAAATTCTTCGAATTTTTCAGGGTCATGTGAATACCATTTTCTCAGTTCATTTGTTGGTGCAATTTCCTTTAGCCAGAGATCTATTGCTGCCGTTTCTCTTTTTATGCCTCTTGGCCATAGTCTATCTACTAATATTCGATAGCCGTCTTGTGTTGAATATCTTTCATAAATACTCTTAATTCTTATCAAATTGCCCTCCCTGAGGTGTGCTTAAAAAAGTTGTTTTATATAATGTATCTATATATTTAGTATATATGATAAAATTAATTAATTTTGATAATATTAGATAATAAGTTGGGGTGAAATATGGGTACTCATGCTCTCTTTAAAAGATATGAAGGAAATCCAATTATTACAGCAGAAGATGTATCCTGCGAAGCTCATACCGTTTTTAATCCTGCAGCCGCAAAGTTCGAAAACAAGGTTATTCTTGTTTTGAGAGTAGAAGAACAAAGAGGGTTTTCTTACCTTATAAGAGCTTTTAGTGAGGACGGCGTTAATAATTGGAAAATTGACGATAAACCCTTTATGATTCATGAGCCCCAGATGGGAGAGCAATTCTGGGGATTAGAAGATCCCAGACTAACTTATATGGAAGAATTTGATCAATATTATCTAACTTATGTTTCGTTTGCACCAGGTGGGCCACAACTTTCTTTAGTTACTACTAGAGATTTTGAAAGAATATGCAGGCACGGTAATCTTTTTTATCCGGATAACAAAGACGGTGCCTTTTATCCAAAAAGATTTAACGGTAGATGGGCTTTGATCCATAGACCATATGCAAGGGGAAGGGCTGAAATATGGCTTTCTTTTACCCCCGATCTAAAGCACTACGGGGATCATACCTGTATCATCCCAGTTCGAGAGGGTTGGTGGGATTGTACAAGGGTTGGTATGGGACCCCCACCAATAGAGACTCCTGAGGGATGGCTTGTAATATATCATGGAGTTAGGACTACTGCCTCCGGCTCTCTTTATAGGGTTGGATTGGCTTTATTTGATTTGGATGATCCCACTAAACTTATCTGCAGGACCAATAGATGGGTTCTGGCACCAGAAACGCCATATGAGCTGATTGGAGATGTCCCGGGAGTGTGCTTTCCATGTGGCGCTATATGCGATGAGAATACTAGAGAGGTAATGCTTTATTATGGAGGTGCTGATACATCGACTTGTGTGGCATTTTCTACTATTGACGATATACTTGACTTTATCAAAGAAGACCAAAAAATAGGAAGGACTTTTTACTCGTTATGAGAGGTACTACAAAAGGAGCATCTCCAGATTTTAATGTGGCTTTTGTGGGCACCTATGTGCCAAGGCTATGCGGAATTGCTACTTTTACACATGACATTGCAAAATCTGTTGCTATGTGGTATCCAGATGACGCTTTTGAAAACAGGTGTGTAAGAGTTGTTGCAATGTCAAATGGTGTCTATTCATATCCCAGGGAAGTTTTTTTTGATATCAGAGAAAAGTTTAAAACAGATTATATAAAGGCAGCTGAGTTCATAAATATTTCAAATGTCAATGTAGTAAGCCTTCAACACGAATTTGGTATATATGGTGGTGAACATGGAGGTTATGTTCTTGATTTTCTAAAAAATTTAAAAAAACCTGTTGTAACTACCCTTCACACTGTTTTAGAGAAGCCAATAGAAGGTCAAAAAGAAGTTTTAGAAGAGATCTGCAGCCTGTCTTCAAGAATTGTTGTTTGTGCACAAAAAGCTCAGGAAATATTAGAAAGGGTCTATAGAGTTTCATCTGAAAAGATTTCTATGATTTATCACGGAGCTCCTGATGTTCCTTTTATGGATCCCTCATATTATAAAGATATCCTTAATCTTGAAGGAAAGACCGTTATTTTGACCTTTGGACTCTTAGGGCCCAGCAAGGGGATAGAATATGGTATAGAGGCTTTGAGCAAAATTTATAGAGATTATCCAAACGCTGTATACGTAGTACTTGGTGCAACTCATCCAGAAGTAAAAAGACTTTACGGAGAAAGCTATAG comes from Thermodesulfobium acidiphilum and encodes:
- a CDS encoding DUF488 domain-containing protein, which translates into the protein MIRIKSIYERYSTQDGYRILVDRLWPRGIKRETAAIDLWLKEIAPTNELRKWYSHDPEKFEEFKKRYFSELERNGELIEKIKQIEKNSTVTLLYSSKSHLNNATILLEFLNKAF
- a CDS encoding TetR/AcrR family transcriptional regulator, which encodes MKNKKPSITKNKILKSALRLFSNKGYHYTNVDEIVEDSNTSKGAFYFYFPGKRDLVIKLVEELSNQLIKKIENKAKGNTFEEIFRSALKEGFRILEKYRELTKFVFIEAFSLGPQFEEQRFSVRKKLEKLFLNILSNQKMEEVEKYIVVTIIVGSISEFVIDSITSDKPLVEFSDFFIEKLLKILKK
- a CDS encoding glycosidase, with amino-acid sequence MGTHALFKRYEGNPIITAEDVSCEAHTVFNPAAAKFENKVILVLRVEEQRGFSYLIRAFSEDGVNNWKIDDKPFMIHEPQMGEQFWGLEDPRLTYMEEFDQYYLTYVSFAPGGPQLSLVTTRDFERICRHGNLFYPDNKDGAFYPKRFNGRWALIHRPYARGRAEIWLSFTPDLKHYGDHTCIIPVREGWWDCTRVGMGPPPIETPEGWLVIYHGVRTTASGSLYRVGLALFDLDDPTKLICRTNRWVLAPETPYELIGDVPGVCFPCGAICDENTREVMLYYGGADTSTCVAFSTIDDILDFIKEDQKIGRTFYSL
- a CDS encoding MqnA/MqnD/SBP family protein, which codes for MKLTVAHSPDPDDAFMFYALTHGKIESKYELEETLSDIETLNKEAINGRYHISAISYHALPYIIDKYDLMSVGSSVGDKYGPILISKNPLSNLENKVIALPGELTTATLVFRIYSQDHKEVFVPFDQIMDKVINSEVDAGLLIHEGQLSYKNMGLKKIVDLGEWWYEKYNLPLPLGGNAIHKSLRNERIMINNLLRESIKWGKAHPEEALTHAMKFGRDLNSEMNEKFVNMYVNDYTIKFHESLYKSLNILYKVAFEKSLIPSIPDIPESILNE